GATGTATTAACTTTAcgttttttgttattttggtgtctcaacaatttttttttttcaatcaaGTCCTACAAACGCCCTAAAACATGTCAATCAAATGCATTGCTCCAGTTTGGTGGCGGTTTTGATGCTTATAAGGATAATTTAACCCATACAACTGCCTACATGGCTTTACCACATCAGAAAATTACGACAGCATCATTTTCATTCTTCATTCCCTATCCAGCTctttattatcatataaattCAAGTAGCTCCTATAAACACAAagtcattatttttattgatgtttttgaataatttttttattttattttaattatatctttatatattattaactaCATTTTGATACATCTTCATATAATCAAAACACattaattactataaaaaatatataatattttatatataatatattaaagtcAGATAGATAGTTGATAggtgaaataaaataaatacaaatagttaatattaaaataagggAGATGTTATTGACAGtccatttgaaataataaGCAGTCCCActatcatttaaaatattaaatttttccatTACACCCTTTTTAGTTCCAAGTTTGTAACCTATACCCCTTCTAAACCTTTCCAAATTCAAATTCCATTTACTgtcttcttttctcctttatcGTTATGCTTTTgaaccaaaaaaaagaaagaaagaaagattgaaATGGACAACACCGATGAACTTCAATAtcctataaatacaaaaatcatGAACAATCTCCATCCTTTGCTACCAATAACTATATGCTTTCATCCAACCTTGAAAAAGATATTAACATTTATTCCAATTTTTGTTTGGTTTCTAGTTAGAGAAGtggtaaaattatatatgaagGGCTGAACTTTCTTTTGGCAAAggaatattttgatttaattactTTGAAATAACATATATAGGACATATACTACTtgctaattatataaaattgaagctaataatatttattttactttttaacaGATTTTGATATATCACAAGAATTAGAGATGACAGATGGAGCCACtagtaaatatttttggtTGACCATGGAGAAATATCAATATCAATACTTATAATGTCCATGATGGCCTTTTAACACACTTGTTCTATACATATCACAAGTCTATTGTGCTAATTAGAAgttatagaaatatttttgtgaTGGATTGCACTTACAAGACTAATAAGTATAAAATGTCTTTGCTTGATATTATAGGAGTTTCAAGTTTTAATACTCCATTCTATTCTTGCTTTGTTTTCATGCAAAAATTGGAGATGTTTAGCAAAATATTAAGTGATGATAATTGTCCTTATGCAATCATATCCGAAATTTCTTGTGTGTTTGGCATATTGAGAAAAATGTTTTGGCAAAGTGTagattttatttgatgtatttttattcACATGGAGGAATTTGATAAACATTCCATTGAACAGGAAATTTATTTCTGCATGGACACAGAATCATATGCATTTTAGAAATCAGGAGCtgcatataatttatttttgatttcctttgtattaatttagttatatattaaaaagagaaaactcaagtttaataaaagatCCAAATGGATAAAAACGTGCAGTGAATAATTCAAATAGTTAACTGTAATAGAATCTCGAAGTAGTTGTTAGAAGGGTATAATGGGAAAATTTCTTCCATTTAATCTTCTAATAATAGTGAGAGTTTTCAATGTTTACCctaatataattaacaaaaatataataataggaAATTAGTGAAATTAAcagtattaattataaaagaaaataatctttttttctatatttagattaaaataattatctttttaggtaataatattaataataataataataggaaGAAGGGTGTTTGTAGTcctaaaaagataaatcatttcaaaaaagaaacaataattATGACGATTTCTTAATAGGGACCACAAATGACAAATCATTCCTGCCTATATTTGCAGTATTCTGAACCCACCGCTTGAAGTTGAAGAAATGGAGATGCGAATCCAACGATCACACGTTGAGGTAGGTGCGAAATCGTGCCGCCGCGTGGCACTTTAGTTCCAGATTAATGACAAGGTCTTGTTTGTCTGTACGCGATCAATACCTAAATATGTCCAGTTggtccaaaaaagaaaaagataaccATGAGCGCAGATCACgatgtaatatatttttcttaagattcatagaaaatatatacattggcaaaaaataatatcaataatgtCACTcctttagaaaattatttttttattgttttaaatttttaattaaatcaatactTATTTCAAAAACTTTATGTTAAAACAGCTcatccaaataaaattattttaaaagatctaatataattttatttattgttatcttaattcagttattttattgatagttaTTAATCGTAAAACAcacatactaaattatttactaatttaaataaaatattaatttatttttctaatcgTAAAATCTTTTCTGTTTAAGAAAATAGTTGATTCCTAATTTATACACGATCTAAGAAATCTTCATTTAATTAACAtcacttattattattatcattttttttagctattttttattaatttttctgtaCAAGCTATAATttaaagttataaaatttaaaaggtaattgtgtttatattaattgataagaAATATAGTATTacttaataaactaataattaaaaaattaaactataattaAAACTGATTAAAAAGAGATTAATTTCTGCCACGAGTTTAATGTTCAGACTTAGCTGTAACTAACAGATTTCtaggaaataaataatatatgtataataatatatgatttttaatttattgtcaTTCATTACCATTTTATGCACCTGCTCCAATTCTATAAAAGAGAAGCTCCAAAGCCACACCCGAAACCACTTCACTTTCACAATTAGTCATCCGCTTTCGTTTCCTCACAAACACAAAAACAGTGTCACTGCaagtggaaagaaaaaaaaaaaaaaaaggaaaagaaatggcGACGCTTAAAGTTCCCGCCCATGTTCCACCTCCATCTGAGGATGCTGAACAGCTCCATAAAGCTTTTCAAGGTCTTTTTTTCAGTGATGTGTTTGCCATTTCAATGGTTTCTGTTATTTCATCATTGTTGATCATGTCATGCTCTTTCAGATTAGTGGAATTACCTGTTGTTGAAATTTCCAATTATACCTTGCTGCCTTTCAATAGAAATAGAATCGATTTTATCTCTGAAATAAGTGATCTTTGATTCATTTCTCTTAGATTGTATGATCTGATTGTAAGTAAACCCACCTGAGGGGTTTTCATCTTTGTGCTTGTTAGTTGTTCTGTTTGGTGTTGGATCTCTCTTTTTCCTTGTTCACATTGTTTAGAAGAACAAGATTGATCTGTTATCTGTTCCTTTAAATGTTTTGCCAGTTTACTGATAGACATCTAAAATCGATTGTGAGGACGCGATGCTTTATAGAATTATCTATCTTTATGTCTTAATCTGGACCAAAGTCTtatctgttttttctttttaatcccTTTAAATAGGATAAACCAAGACTTAGATGTTCTGATCATGTTTTGCAGGATGGGGAACGAATGAGTCGTTGATTATTGACATTTTGGCTCATCGCAATGCTGCTCAACGCAACTTAATTCAGAAAACCTATTATGAAGCTTATGGGGAAGATCTCCTTAAGACCCTAGACAAAGAACTTTCCAGTGACTTTGAGGTCAGGTTTTGATGCATCTAGTGTTTGTTTAAATAGGACTGCTATTTTCTGTCAAGCAAAATACTTTTCCAGCTACCATGTTTTTTGATACAATTTTCATACAGCCTTGCATTGACATTTGGATGGAtaaattcttgattttttgaatttgtttaCCTATGCAGAGGGCTGTAAAGTTATTTACACTGGATCCTGCTGACCGTGATGCATTTTTGGCTAATGAAGCTACTAAGAGGCTCACTTCAAGCCACTGGGTTCTCATTGAAATTGCTTGTACTAGGTCTTCACTTGAGTTGTTTAAGGTGAGGCAGGCATACCATACTCGCTATAAGAAATCCCTGGAGGAAGATGTTGCACATCACACAACCGGAGACTTCCGTAAGGTACTGCCTCCAATTTCGTAAGAACTCTGTTTATTTTACTGTTTTCATGGGACAATTTTAAATACATTATACATAGTTGTATAGCAGAACTCAATTGGTGAAACCTTGTGATTTGCTTCTCATCATTCACACTCCCCCCGTCCCTTACACAAGCCAAATTTCATCTTTGGAATTGAAAGAAGTTGTGTGCATAAGCTAAAGTGATGGGAGTCTGATTAGTCCTTATACTTTTTTGATAGGCctccttttatttctttttcataggATTCAATTTCATCATTTCTGCCCCAAGTTGAATTGTCCTGTGTGTTTTTTCACCATTGTTCCCGTGCAGCTGTTGGTTCCTCTTGTGAGTGCATTCCGATATGAGGGAGAAGAGGTGAACATGACACTAGCAAAATCAGAGGCAAAGATACTTCATGAGAAGATCTCCGACAAAGCTTATAACAATGAGGAGATCATTAGGATCCTGACAACAAGGAGCAAGGCACAAATTAATGCAACACTTAATCACTACAACAATGCATTTGGGAATGCCATCAACAAGGTAATGACATCCAATATGCTTTCTGGAAGTTGTTCCTTTAATTATTCCAATTCTGAAGGATGAAATGCATATAAGTGATCTTGATGTCTCAGTTCTCACAAGTTGttctaaaattcattaataactTTTTCTCTGTTTCTCTGTCCCTCTGCTCAAGTGTGTTCTTTTGGATACttctgaatttaatatattatgctCAACTTTTCATGTTAAGTCCTGTGAAGTACTAATTTGTCTAAatgtaacaaaaaaaataaaaacctcTTTGCAGGATTTGAAGGCTGATCCTAGTGATGAGTTCCTCAAGTTGCTGAGAGCAACAATCAAATGCTTGACCTGTCCTGAGAAATACTTTGAGAAGGTTCTGCGATTGGCCATCAACAAGCTAGGGACAGACGAATGGGCTCTTACTAGAGTTGTCACCACTAGGGCAGAGGTAGACATGGAACGTATTAAAGAGGAATACCATCGCCGAAACAGTGTTACTCTGGATCATGCCATTGCTGGAGACACTTCCGGAGACTATGAGAAAATGCTCCTTGCCTTGATTGGCCATGGTGATGTTTGAGCCAATCCTAAAATGCAGAGCAGAACGATTTATCTTTCGTGTGCATGTTGCTTATGTATTTCCCTTGCCAGACTTCACCTTTCTGGCGTGTTATCTTTGCATGGACGGATGTATTGCTAAATCTGGGTATCTTTCTGGAATGTTTTTAGTACCTGTGCTGGCTTCATAGAAGTTGGGAATGAACCAGTTTGATGTTTTGTTATATCCTATGGTATACGAATGTCCTGCAGTTGCTTGGTGTTTTAATATATCAAATCTAACATTGAATGGGACTGAGTAGCCATAGTTGATATGTAACTTGGATCCCCGGTTTAATATCACATTACTTCTCTtcccttttcttctctttttatcgctccctttctttcttcacgTTACCTGGCTTTTATACAGTTTTGTATGGTTCAACTTATTATGGGTGTTGTATTGCTATAGAATTGATTCCAAGACAAGAACAAATTATCAACTCACAGATGGATATTATCAATGCCAACCGcttaatgaaaagaaattctcAAGATTCAAGTGGGATAGCTTTTTAAGTTATCATAAATTGCTGGAAGTTTAAGGGATTATTAATGCTCAACTTTAACTTGTATAACAACGGTGGTAGACCCTCAAATGTTAAGGTACCCCATTCAGGGGCCTACTACTGAGCACATGCACCAATTGTTGAATATGAATTTTCACCTACGTCTATTCTGCAGGCCAGCCAGCCAGCCATATCACCACCAAAAAGTAGATGAACATAATAATCTCAAgatgaaaaatgataaaaatttctcaaaaggaaaagaaaaggagggaaaaaaaaaaggtgtcTGCTTTTTGCAGTTGTAACAGATCATCTTGGTACTTCTTATGAAGGAGCAAAAACAAGGTCTTGATGATGCCACtgacaataaagaaaataagggtGGTCAAGGCACTCGAGAATTGGGAGGATAGAGATATCTCAATTAGCCATCTATCCAGCATTTTAATCTAAATCTCAAATAGCTTACACAAAATCCACAGCCATCATACACCACTCTAATGTCAAAAGGGCACATCACTAGTCAAAACATAAGCACTCACACAGGAATAACATTAAGACCAACATTACTTGAATCAAGCAATATTGCGAGTTAGATTGGCCTGAGTTACACCAATGCAATGCTGCTCTCACCACCGGGAGGCTTGCGTACACCCCGAAAATAGTCCCTGGATTCTGATTTTCCATCTGCAAATATGTTACTACCACTAATCTCTTTCAGCTTTGCATTGCTTAGTGGTTTCTCTGCAGATCCAGGAGGAACATCTCCCTTGAAAATATCATTGCCTGTCAACTCCTGAAACTTTTGGTTGTGTATTTTCTTTGCTGTCCTCGTAACTGGATCTTCACCAAACAGGATGTTACTCTGACCTCCAGCAGgctataaaaatttaaacgaAATTTAAGCAAGGACtgctttaaataaataaaaccccTAGTGGAAATTACAGAATGCAATCAGTAAAGTTTTCACTTGCATTGAGATAAACTAAATATTGCAGTCACCAATAAAACTACATAAAGAGCTTGATCTCTGGAAATAATGAAGCTTGGCAAGAATGTGGAGACAAAAACCAAAGCAAAGAATGGAAGTGGGATAAATAAGTCAATTAGTATTGTTGTTTGTTTGCAAAATACAAATTCTATGAGTTTGACGAGAATTTCTGAGTGAAATTCAGAACAGAAACAGGgataattttggaattcttttgCATCATTAACAATCATGAGGAAATTTATAATCtgaatataaacattttacaATGCAGGAGTTACCAGTTAATTGGGACTTTAATATGGGGTATTTCAGATGCTGCCACCGCTACAAATGAACCTTACTGACCACATGGTTAATTGGTTATGTTAGAAGAATGCAGTagctaaattaatttttacctCCCTATCTTGAACAAATAAATACAACATAGAACAGCATAACAAAGCTTACAGACTGCATAAcaattaatacataaaaagaaaaacactcaCATTAGAAACTTTGACAGAAGTGCGAATGTTTCTAGGGGCAGGCTTCTCCatatctttgttttcttttgattcCAAGGTGCGTGCAGCAGCTAAGGATCGAGTTGAAATGTCAGGGGAAGGTGCAAAGATATCATGTCCACTAATCTCCTTAAATTTCGCATTTGATATCTGCTTTTTATTCTTCAAGTCGGCCTCACTTTGCAGAGTCCCACTTAATTCGCGCTGCTTTGCTACTTCAGGGAGAGAGGTAGGCTTCTTGGGAGAAATATTCTCCTCAGTGCTAAATGATATTTGGCTAATTCCATTCATTGCTTGCTGAAATTGCAACCATTGAAagcacaaaagaagaattgCCATTTCATTCAATTTTTGATAAAAGAGTATTCGAGAAAGTATTATCCTCAACTCAAACTATAGTGAGATCAAATTAGTACCTGACAGATCCGCACGCTAGTTTTGTTAGCAGCACTAGAATGAGACGCATCATCTCCACCATTACCAGCAAATATACCACTGCCATTCATCTCCTTTAATTTATACCCTGAACAAGGCTTCCTGGAAATAgcaaaggaaagaaataagTTTGCTTATGCATTTCCTCCGATGAACTCTCTTTTTGAAAGAGCCCTGACAGATGCAACTTGATGGTCAAATATACAATCAGAAAGAATAATACAGGAAAAAGCACAGTCAAAGACAGTAACTTTGCTTAGTATGTATGATCAGgtttttttttcctcataTATCATGAATTCTCCACTAGTTTACACAGTATGAACTTTCTGATTAGCTATCAAACCatggcttttcttttctctttccttttcccAAAACTTACAAAAACTTGTCAAGATCTCACAGACGTCTCCAAAAGTCTATTCATAGAGTTTTAAATGAAGATTCTAATGTAGAAAGAAGAATTAACATTGGTAGAGTAATGACCATGAATCAATATCCAACTTTTCAACCACCAGATTAGTGTTTCAAGATCATCTAAACTGAAGGGCTAAGATCAAAGTTGAGCAATCCCAACCATTGGTTAGCTTTTAAGAACTCTGGGCGTATCTTTGCTTTTCCTCTCATTACATTTTGAAAACTATAGGTCCAACAATCTAATAATCAGAGGCTTCATAACCAATAAATCATCAACTTTCACTTTCAAAGCTTTCAAAGCAATATATCTGTATGGAtcaaatcttctttttttctttttgagtcAAATGAATAAAGCAGCTCATACATAAATGAAACGAGATATTGTTTCTAGAAACTACAGGCTTTATAAGAAGTAATTAGCTGTTTAAATTACTTCACATACTTGTAATCTCCTTAActgattatattaaaaagaataagttGATTTTCTAGAAACCCTTACAAATTAACTTGCATGTCTAGGTAAGTAAACAAATTTGGcagattaataataaatgaaaggctaaacaattaatatttttaacaaatttggAAATCATATAATTGAAATTCTCTTCATTCGGAAATCTACTAGCTTTACTGAATTACATCAAGAAAATGCAGCATTAGATCTGATTCCAAAAGCTGAAAGAAAAGATGGTTACTTTTTCAAGAAACTCTGGGCTTCTTCATCGCTGAGCTGACCTCCAGACAGCACCTTGCTGATTCTATCCGACGGCTGATAATGCAaacagtttcttttttttttagaaaatcagAAAAATGATTTTCGAAGGAATGGAGGTGAGAGTTGaaatctaaataatattaataaaaagaaccTGGTGCGAGCGATGGGTGGTTGAGGCGGAGGCCGGAGATTGTGGTGGAGGAGCTTCATTCCACGTCAGCAGATCGGAGGTGGAAGAGTGTGGGTTTCTCACTGGCGTGCTTCTTTccatacttttttttttttttctttttccttccgGGTTTTGAGAATGTGAGCGAGTGCGTAGTCCGTAAGGAAGATTGTTTCTTGAGATATCTAAGCAGAGAGTGAGAAATTCaggatttttaatttcttccaaaaatatttaatttaaaaaaaaaaaccataaagAGGTAAGAAAGAAATCCACCAAGGCAccaaatttttgaaataaaagtgACACGTATTTTGGAAACAAAAATCTCATAGACTGTTAATAAGCTTTGATACTCGCTCTCGTTCACTGACACGTCCActtcatctttttatttgaattctataaataaaaatcaaccaGGTCGAAACGATAGCCCGCCCCgaattcaataatttaattttttttgtttcaaattTGGCTTAGGATTCTGTTAACTGAACGTCACCCACCGGTACTTCACTCCTTTAGCTCAATCaaacttaataattatttctagACTGAGTCGGTCTGATGCGGTTTTAATGTCACACTTAATTTGACTCGCAATCACATCACATCATGAGAATAACACGATCCGAATTCCATACCTAATTCATATAGTAAGAGTATccatttttagaaatatgttTTAGATGAGTTATTACTTTTATAGCAAATACTACTTATtatctattatataatttacaaCATATGTTATAACAATCCAATCCAATATAAAGATGAAATAGTTAATtagataaaactaaaaaaaaataaaaataataaaatatactcAATAGTCACATTTTTTgtccttaaattttaaaaagagagATTATGACTATTAAGtcacttaaaaaaaaagatgaattagaaaataaatataatttaaaaacttgTTGGGATGCTCTACGACTAATCAACTACTTACACTTAACAAGAAATATATACCGacaatgaataaataattaagaatgaaTGAAATTGTGTATTAAGAAATCATTGATTGTATACTTAAAAAACTACTAAGATGATTAAGGATAAGTGCATTCTGaattataattacattattttgTCTTTGTCATTGTCATGACTccaaatatttatagaatatGTCTTATTGGACAAGTCCTACAAAAGAGTAGTGGAGATGATATATTGATGGTGAAGATTGTGCATCCTATTATTACGAGAGTGGAAATCGTGGTTTAACATCTCTGACTTTATTAGCGCCTTCCTATTATAATCGAATAGGGTTCTCGGCGAGTTATTGATATTGGCAAACTCTTTGATGGCAATTGGATAACCTATTTGAATGCTATCAAATTTCTTGTTATAGTTTTTATCTATGATTCATTTGATACAATTTTAGGAATgatattcaatttaatatgtaactataaattaaaaatttatcaaccCATGAAATAAACTAAGTAATTCGATTGGATCAGATTGAgcaattatattctttttgttataaCAACTTTttcacaaataaaatataaaaaaatatcttagtGATGAAAAACTTTATATAAACTATCCAATGAGAAATGTACACGTCACTAATTATCAATCATCAAgaaatttaccaatataaaTGGCTTAGAATCTGGTTAACTGAGCCTCAACACCCGATATGTACAAAGTTATGAAGGTCCAAGatattgtctttttctttttgttattcatGCATACCTGTAAGAAAATATCACCCCACGCAAGTAGTAAAAATATGATCACTCATCTCCTCTGTCACTTCCTAAAAGATAGGTAACCTCCATCTCAGTATCTTATTTTATCATGAAGGATATTTTCCAGGTACTTATCCTTTAAGCCTCTCACTATAAATAGGGAGAAGGAAGACACAGTTTTAGAGGAAATATCATTATCACCTCCTTGAGCACTTATATCTTTAGTCTTTATTAAGTATTAACTTGAGTATTGAAGTGGTCCTTCAAGCACAATGCTTGGGCATTATAACTTATTGTCTTTTGCTCGTTTAGTCAAGAACAACTTACCCAAACATATTGGAATTTTCGGATCAAATCCTTTGGTGCGGTGAGTATGAAACACCTTCCTTTTGTGATTTAGTCTGCTAGTCATCCCCATAGATCCTTCCCAATTTATGAAACTTGGACAACTTGAGAGCCTACTACCAGTAAAGCAGTAgagtattttgttttaaataaattttttatttttatttattaaataaaggGTTAGTGCATATTCGCCCAACAATTTAtgttaaaatttctttaagattattcatgcatattttttatatgacaTTTACTTCTGATGTTATTAATAAGAAGATCCTTCATTCAAGATCCAATTATTTTAGATATGCTTCTAGCTATATAatcatgatttcaaaagaattttcaCAATAACCTCCAAATCAATAAGAGATCCTCTAAGAAGAGCTGCAAAGAAAATCACCAAGATATCTTTCTAGAAGATCTCCAACAAAAATTCACCAAGAAACCTCCTAAGAAGATCTTCACAAAAATCCTCAAAGAGGATCGacattgtcacgaccccacccatgggtccgtgaccggcactagggaatgggtaggcttaaggccaccgaaacccgtagtaagcctgacactcactgatttaaacaaatctcatctcaaattaatattattaaagccacaaattatcttaaatgctacactttacataaatacttcggtctaccagatAAACTAGGCGAaacctgaaactcagaaaatttacaactgatacatctactattactactgcggagaatctaagatttaccaatttacataccaaatcaaatacatcacccgatgatgaaggagtcgggttactgaataagagtcgcgggagaactaatagtcacgaatctgaaaaaaaaaacataaatggagactgtcagtctcgagagtgagttaaaatcaaataatctagggactattgcttcttctcagaaaacatagattattcaaatcagtatatcaaaccatactataatcataccctactatttccttcacataaaatattaatcattcgaatcaatatatcaaccatgcacgtaaatgcaatccatattataatcaataccataataaataaataaatgaaataaataaaaatatatttttacttttacgggacgagtggctcggtagaaccctaaaccccaaaatctagtagccattcagctctcttaatccaataagactggctccccgagagcaatgctcgaccagggaccttacctccagtctggtcacttaagtatccaaataagaaatctagtagtcattcggctctcttaatccaataagccgagagcaatgctcgaccagggaccttacctcaccgtcacttaagtatccaaataagaaatctagtagccattcggctctcttaatccaataagactggcgcctcgagagcaatgctcgaccagggaccttacctccagtctggtcacttaagtatccaaataagaaatctagtagccattcggctctcttaatccaataagactggccgagagcaatgctcgaccagggaccttacctccgcctagtcacttaagtatccaaataagccggccagagagcaatgctcgaccagggaccttacctcccaAGAAtatactcaaatcagcccagagccatgctcgaccagggcaaacccataaatatcttattacatgtccatgatt
The sequence above is drawn from the Ricinus communis isolate WT05 ecotype wild-type chromosome 7, ASM1957865v1, whole genome shotgun sequence genome and encodes:
- the LOC8269057 gene encoding annexin D2 translates to MATLKVPAHVPPPSEDAEQLHKAFQGWGTNESLIIDILAHRNAAQRNLIQKTYYEAYGEDLLKTLDKELSSDFERAVKLFTLDPADRDAFLANEATKRLTSSHWVLIEIACTRSSLELFKVRQAYHTRYKKSLEEDVAHHTTGDFRKLLVPLVSAFRYEGEEVNMTLAKSEAKILHEKISDKAYNNEEIIRILTTRSKAQINATLNHYNNAFGNAINKDLKADPSDEFLKLLRATIKCLTCPEKYFEKVLRLAINKLGTDEWALTRVVTTRAEVDMERIKEEYHRRNSVTLDHAIAGDTSGDYEKMLLALIGHGDV
- the LOC8269056 gene encoding uncharacterized protein LOC8269056: MERSTPVRNPHSSTSDLLTWNEAPPPQSPASASTTHRSHQPSDRISKVLSGGQLSDEEAQSFLKKKPCSGYKLKEMNGSGIFAGNGGDDASHSSAANKTSVRICQQAMNGISQISFSTEENISPKKPTSLPEVAKQRELSGTLQSEADLKNKKQISNAKFKEISGHDIFAPSPDISTRSLAAARTLESKENKDMEKPAPRNIRTSVKVSNPAGGQSNILFGEDPVTRTAKKIHNQKFQELTGNDIFKGDVPPGSAEKPLSNAKLKEISGSNIFADGKSESRDYFRGVRKPPGGESSIALV